A single region of the Deinococcus malanensis genome encodes:
- a CDS encoding family 4 glycosyl hydrolase → MTRIVIVGAGGVTFPLTLAADLLTQPTLEGATLVLHDPDVARANRTARAVRQVADAHARPLDLVVTHDRRAALQGASYVLLTFQVGGLEAYRTDLDIPRRYGVDCVAGDTLNPGGVMRFVRSSPVFEALAQDLLELCPDALVINYTNPMAMNTLYLSRLGLRALGLCHSIPGTAAVISGLLGLGPGVLSYRAAGINHQAWFLSVEAGGVDQQSALRTALRERFLPDYDATTGWTEGDATYAGGQERVRAEMMETFGYFTSESSHHASEYVPYFRRSAQTVKTHLPRRWDYLRSAETVAGQVDTLVALSADRLSRGLQASGEWGMPIIAALEGSEPADVYVNVSNDGWITNLPAEACVEVPARVDARGVHPATMGRLPGACAGLNLTGIALQTAVVDAVVARDPPALTAAMALDPLTASVLDLRDIRAMSRELLAAQQPWLPEWLRAEVRA, encoded by the coding sequence GTGACGCGGATCGTGATCGTGGGTGCGGGCGGCGTGACCTTTCCCCTGACGCTCGCGGCGGACCTGCTGACCCAGCCGACTCTGGAGGGGGCCACGCTCGTGCTGCACGACCCTGACGTGGCGCGCGCCAACCGGACTGCCCGGGCCGTTCGCCAGGTGGCCGACGCCCACGCGCGGCCTCTGGACCTGGTGGTCACACACGACCGCCGCGCAGCGCTTCAGGGGGCAAGCTATGTGCTGCTGACCTTTCAGGTCGGTGGGCTGGAAGCGTACCGCACGGACCTCGACATCCCACGGCGCTATGGAGTGGACTGCGTCGCCGGCGACACCCTCAACCCGGGCGGGGTGATGCGCTTCGTGCGCAGCAGCCCCGTCTTCGAGGCGCTGGCGCAGGATCTGCTTGAGCTCTGTCCTGACGCGCTGGTCATCAACTACACCAACCCCATGGCCATGAATACCCTCTACCTGTCACGGCTGGGACTGCGGGCCCTGGGGCTGTGCCACAGCATCCCGGGTACGGCGGCCGTAATCTCGGGACTGCTTGGGCTCGGCCCGGGGGTATTGTCCTACCGTGCCGCCGGCATCAACCACCAGGCATGGTTCCTGAGCGTGGAGGCCGGCGGCGTGGACCAGCAGAGCGCTCTGCGCACTGCGCTGCGTGAGCGCTTCCTGCCCGACTATGACGCCACCACCGGCTGGACCGAAGGTGACGCTACCTACGCCGGCGGCCAGGAGCGGGTTCGTGCAGAGATGATGGAAACTTTCGGGTACTTCACGAGCGAATCGAGTCACCATGCCTCCGAGTACGTGCCTTACTTCCGCCGCTCAGCGCAGACAGTCAAAACGCACCTGCCACGTCGCTGGGATTACCTGCGCAGTGCAGAAACGGTGGCCGGACAGGTGGACACTCTCGTTGCCCTCAGCGCCGATCGGCTCAGCCGCGGCCTGCAGGCGTCGGGCGAATGGGGAATGCCGATCATCGCGGCGCTGGAGGGAAGCGAGCCGGCCGACGTCTACGTGAATGTCAGCAACGACGGCTGGATTACGAACCTGCCGGCAGAGGCGTGCGTGGAGGTGCCGGCCCGCGTGGACGCCCGGGGCGTGCATCCTGCAACGATGGGTCGGCTGCCGGGCGCCTGTGCCGGCCTGAACCTCACTGGTATTGCCCTGCAAACGGCAGTCGTCGACGCTGTGGTTGCCCGCGACCCGCCCGCACTGACAGCGGCCATGGCCCTGGATCCACTGACCGCAAGTGTGCTGGACCTGCGTGACATCCGCGCAATGTCGCGGGAGTTGCTGGCGGCGCAGCAGCCGTGGCTGCCTGAGTGGCTTCGGGCGGAGGTGAGGGCATGA
- a CDS encoding sugar phosphate isomerase/epimerase family protein, translating to MPRPITLFTGQWADLPLADLAPLARQMGYDGLELACWGDHFDVQAALRDPTHLRRTRDLLEANNLSCVAISNHLVGQAVCDPIDERHQQIVPAHVWGDGDPEGVRQRAAQEMMDTARAAAAFGVKVVNGFTGSSVWHTLYAFPPTSQAYWDRGFEDFAARWRPIMDIFDAHDVNFGLEVHPTEIAFDIASAQRALEAISHSRFGLNYDPSHLAYQGVDYVKFLRDFADRIVHVHMKDVWWGHGNGDVGVFGGHTTFGDPRRYWDFRSVGRGDVRFEDILVALNDIGYRGPLSVEWEDARMDRVHGATESAAFLRRLDFEPAGGAFDAAFARTNPAPTGG from the coding sequence ATGCCCAGACCTATCACCCTGTTTACCGGCCAGTGGGCCGACCTGCCTCTCGCCGACCTCGCTCCGCTGGCACGCCAGATGGGCTACGACGGCCTTGAACTGGCCTGCTGGGGCGACCATTTCGACGTGCAGGCTGCCCTGCGCGACCCGACCCACCTCCGGCGCACCCGCGACCTGCTGGAGGCCAACAACCTGAGCTGTGTGGCCATCAGCAATCATCTGGTGGGTCAGGCCGTATGCGATCCCATCGATGAGCGGCACCAGCAGATCGTGCCCGCCCACGTCTGGGGTGATGGTGACCCGGAAGGCGTCCGGCAGCGCGCCGCACAGGAAATGATGGACACCGCGCGCGCGGCGGCAGCCTTCGGTGTGAAGGTAGTCAACGGCTTTACCGGCTCGTCTGTGTGGCACACCCTGTATGCCTTTCCGCCGACCAGCCAGGCGTACTGGGACCGTGGCTTCGAGGATTTCGCGGCCCGCTGGCGGCCCATCATGGACATTTTCGACGCGCACGACGTGAATTTCGGCCTGGAGGTGCACCCGACTGAAATTGCCTTCGATATCGCCTCGGCGCAGCGGGCCCTGGAAGCCATCAGTCACTCGCGCTTCGGGCTGAACTATGACCCCAGCCACCTCGCCTACCAGGGGGTGGATTACGTGAAATTCCTGCGGGACTTCGCCGACCGCATCGTGCACGTCCACATGAAAGACGTCTGGTGGGGGCATGGCAACGGCGACGTGGGCGTGTTCGGGGGACACACCACCTTTGGTGACCCCAGACGCTACTGGGATTTCCGCAGTGTGGGGCGCGGTGATGTCCGGTTCGAGGACATTCTGGTGGCCCTCAACGACATCGGGTACCGGGGGCCGCTCAGCGTGGAATGGGAGGACGCCCGTATGGACCGCGTCCACGGCGCTACCGAAAGTGCCGCGTTCCTGCGCCGGCTGGATTTTGAGCCGGCGGGTGGTGCCTTCGACGCGGCATTTGCCCGCACCAACCCGGCACCGACAGGAGGCTGA
- a CDS encoding carbohydrate ABC transporter permease: MARMSQARRKEALTGYLFVAPWFIGFILFIAGPMLWSLYASFTNYDITSKSSWVGWDNYRRLFFDDDLFWTSLYNTGFYVLFAVPLSVLTGVLIAVLLNQKIPGQRIFRTIFFLPKVLTGVAVLLLWLWVFNPDFGPINVFLRAIGIENPPLWFADPTWAKPALVIMSMWGAAGGYIIYLAGLQGIPRHLYEAAMLDGASPIKQFWAITVPMMSPTIFFKLVTGIAAAFQFWETSLIISEGGRGGPSYSTLFYGLYMWQKAFGEYQMGYASAMAWVLLIITLILTGLQFWVSRRWVYYEGEAR, from the coding sequence ATGGCCCGTATGAGTCAGGCCCGGCGGAAAGAAGCACTTACCGGGTATTTGTTCGTCGCTCCATGGTTTATCGGCTTTATCCTCTTCATTGCCGGCCCGATGCTGTGGTCGCTCTATGCGAGCTTTACGAACTACGACATCACGTCCAAGTCGAGCTGGGTCGGATGGGACAACTACCGCCGGCTGTTTTTCGATGACGATCTGTTCTGGACTTCGCTGTACAACACTGGCTTCTACGTGCTGTTTGCCGTGCCGCTGAGTGTCTTGACCGGTGTGCTGATTGCAGTGCTTCTCAACCAGAAAATTCCCGGACAACGTATTTTCCGGACCATCTTCTTTCTGCCCAAAGTGCTGACCGGCGTCGCTGTCCTGCTCTTGTGGCTGTGGGTGTTCAATCCGGACTTCGGCCCCATCAACGTGTTTCTCAGGGCCATTGGCATAGAGAATCCGCCGCTGTGGTTTGCCGACCCCACCTGGGCCAAGCCGGCTCTGGTGATCATGAGCATGTGGGGTGCAGCCGGTGGATACATCATCTATCTGGCCGGTCTGCAGGGCATTCCCCGCCACCTCTACGAGGCGGCCATGCTTGACGGCGCCTCGCCGATCAAGCAGTTCTGGGCCATCACCGTGCCTATGATGTCGCCCACCATTTTCTTCAAACTGGTCACGGGCATAGCTGCTGCCTTCCAGTTCTGGGAAACCTCGCTGATTATCTCTGAGGGTGGTCGGGGCGGTCCGTCGTATTCCACGCTGTTCTACGGCCTGTACATGTGGCAGAAGGCATTCGGCGAATACCAGATGGGCTACGCCAGTGCCATGGCCTGGGTGCTGCTGATCATCACCCTGATTCTGACCGGGCTGCAGTTCTGGGTCTCGCGGCGTTGGGTGTACTACGAAGGAGAAGCCCGCTGA
- a CDS encoding ROK family protein: protein MTTLPLEANTRHVLAIDIGGTKLAAGIVTATGQLLDSARIPTQVEQGPDRIIERVLHLSRMLLGRSRAHIERVGVGCGGPLDTKRGLIQNPPNLPGWIDYPLVQNLHDGLGLPVALENDANAAALAEYHFGAGRGTQHMVYLTISTGIGGGLILDGKLYRGKHGNAGELGHLQVRYDGPSCNCGGCGCLEGYASGTNIARRAREAAADHPESLLARLTPSLSDITAQTVLTALEANDPVATALWDETLDMLAAGVASVVHAFDTERVVIGGGITNFGDRLFVPLRDRVARRSMPSLAEGVEICPAAFAENVGILGAAAVALREPLEVSL from the coding sequence ATGACAACGCTTCCGCTGGAGGCCAACACCCGTCATGTCCTGGCGATCGACATCGGCGGTACAAAGCTGGCTGCCGGCATCGTCACCGCAACCGGCCAGCTGCTGGACTCAGCCCGCATTCCGACCCAGGTTGAGCAGGGCCCCGACAGGATCATCGAGCGGGTACTGCACCTGAGCCGCATGCTGCTGGGACGCAGCCGGGCGCACATCGAACGTGTTGGCGTGGGCTGTGGGGGACCCCTCGACACAAAGCGCGGGCTGATTCAGAATCCTCCGAACCTGCCCGGCTGGATCGACTATCCCCTGGTACAGAACCTTCACGACGGCCTGGGGCTGCCCGTGGCCCTGGAGAACGACGCGAATGCCGCTGCCCTGGCCGAATACCATTTCGGAGCCGGACGCGGCACCCAGCACATGGTCTACCTGACCATCTCGACCGGCATCGGCGGAGGCCTGATCCTGGATGGAAAACTGTACCGCGGCAAACACGGCAACGCCGGCGAGCTGGGGCATCTTCAGGTCCGTTACGATGGCCCCAGCTGCAACTGTGGCGGCTGCGGGTGTCTGGAAGGCTACGCCTCGGGAACCAACATCGCCCGGCGAGCACGCGAAGCGGCGGCCGATCATCCTGAATCACTGCTGGCACGACTGACCCCCAGTCTCAGCGACATCACTGCCCAGACTGTCCTGACGGCTCTGGAGGCGAATGACCCGGTCGCCACGGCGCTGTGGGACGAAACCCTGGACATGCTCGCGGCCGGGGTGGCCAGTGTCGTGCACGCCTTTGACACCGAGCGGGTGGTGATCGGCGGTGGAATCACCAATTTCGGCGACCGGCTGTTCGTTCCGCTGCGCGACCGGGTGGCGCGGCGCAGCATGCCTTCGCTCGCCGAAGGCGTCGAGATCTGTCCGGCCGCATTCGCGGAGAACGTTGGCATACTTGGCGCCGCAGCCGTCGCGCTGCGCGAGCCGCTGGAGGTTTCGTTATGA
- the gmhA gene encoding D-sedoheptulose 7-phosphate isomerase produces MTLATHHLTSYIDRHRQALDRLAGLAPEVQAAAQACVSALQGGGKLLTCGNGGSAADAQHFAAELTGRYRRERRALPAIALTTDSSALTCIGNDYAFEEVFARQAQALVQPGDVLVGITTSGNSGNVVRALEVARERGAFTIALTGENGGRAAQTAHLTLQAPSERTAQIQEMHILLIHVLCETIDDAFVEDRQA; encoded by the coding sequence ATGACTCTTGCTACGCATCACCTTACGAGCTACATCGACCGTCACCGCCAGGCCCTCGACCGCCTGGCTGGTCTAGCCCCCGAGGTTCAGGCCGCCGCGCAGGCCTGCGTGAGCGCCCTACAGGGCGGCGGCAAGCTGCTGACCTGCGGTAACGGCGGCAGCGCCGCAGACGCGCAGCATTTCGCTGCCGAGCTGACCGGACGCTACCGCCGCGAACGCCGCGCGCTGCCAGCAATTGCCCTGACCACCGATTCGAGCGCACTGACCTGCATCGGCAACGACTACGCCTTCGAAGAAGTGTTTGCCCGGCAGGCCCAGGCTCTGGTTCAGCCTGGAGATGTGCTGGTCGGCATCACCACGAGTGGAAACAGCGGCAACGTGGTCCGTGCCCTGGAGGTCGCCCGTGAGCGCGGCGCCTTCACCATCGCCCTGACCGGCGAAAACGGTGGCCGGGCCGCGCAGACTGCCCACCTGACGCTCCAGGCTCCCAGCGAGCGTACCGCGCAGATCCAGGAGATGCACATCCTGCTGATTCACGTGCTGTGCGAAACCATCGACGACGCCTTTGTAGAGGACCGTCAAGCATGA
- a CDS encoding Gfo/Idh/MocA family protein, producing the protein MRRLRMGMVGGGQGAFIGAVHRMAAALDGQFEFVAGALSSTPDKARSSGLALGLSEHRSYPSWQAMLEGELRLPADERIDLVSIVTPNHLHYPVAHAFASAGFHVVCDKPLVHTSEQAQNLISVVQQTGVVFGVTYNYTGYPMVREARERIRRGDLGEIRKVIVEYNQGWLASQLEATGHKQADWRTDPERSGIAGAVGDIGSHAENLVSTVTGLELEAICADLTTFVPGRALDDDASMLLRFTNGARGLLWCSQIEIGAENDLRLRVFGTRGSLSWRQEDPDTLELQQEGEPRQLLRRGNAYLSASAQAATRLPAGHPEAFIEAFANVYRGVAETVLARLENRTPDPLIADFPTLADGARGVHFIEKAVESGQTSQKWTPARWLPPA; encoded by the coding sequence ATGCGCAGACTGCGAATGGGGATGGTTGGGGGTGGCCAGGGTGCGTTCATCGGCGCAGTGCACCGCATGGCGGCCGCCCTGGACGGCCAGTTCGAGTTCGTCGCAGGGGCATTATCCAGCACCCCCGACAAAGCCCGGTCCTCCGGACTGGCGCTGGGCCTCAGCGAACACCGCAGTTACCCCTCCTGGCAGGCCATGCTCGAAGGTGAACTGCGCCTCCCGGCAGACGAACGCATCGATCTGGTGTCGATCGTGACCCCCAACCACCTGCACTACCCGGTGGCGCACGCCTTTGCCAGTGCCGGATTCCATGTGGTCTGTGACAAGCCCCTGGTGCACACCAGCGAACAGGCTCAGAACCTGATAAGCGTCGTGCAGCAGACTGGGGTGGTCTTTGGAGTCACCTACAACTACACCGGCTACCCCATGGTGCGAGAAGCCCGTGAACGCATCCGGCGCGGGGACCTCGGGGAGATCCGCAAGGTGATCGTGGAGTACAACCAGGGCTGGCTGGCCTCGCAGCTGGAAGCGACCGGCCACAAGCAGGCCGACTGGCGCACCGATCCCGAGCGCAGTGGCATCGCCGGCGCGGTGGGCGATATCGGGTCGCATGCCGAGAACCTCGTGTCGACCGTCACGGGTCTGGAACTTGAGGCGATCTGTGCGGACCTGACGACCTTCGTGCCAGGCCGGGCCCTGGATGACGACGCCAGCATGCTGCTGCGCTTTACCAATGGGGCGCGTGGCCTGCTGTGGTGTTCCCAGATCGAGATCGGCGCAGAAAACGACCTGAGGCTGCGCGTGTTTGGCACCCGGGGCAGTCTGAGCTGGCGGCAGGAGGACCCGGATACCCTCGAACTGCAGCAGGAAGGTGAGCCTCGGCAACTGCTTCGGCGCGGCAACGCCTACCTGAGTGCGTCGGCCCAGGCCGCCACACGTCTGCCGGCGGGGCACCCGGAAGCGTTTATCGAAGCGTTTGCCAACGTGTACCGTGGTGTGGCCGAAACGGTGCTCGCCCGCCTGGAGAACCGCACACCGGACCCCCTGATCGCCGACTTCCCGACCCTGGCAGACGGTGCTCGGGGCGTCCACTTCATCGAAAAGGCCGTCGAAAGTGGGCAGACCAGCCAGAAGTGGACGCCGGCCCGCTGGTTGCCTCCAGCCTGA
- a CDS encoding carbohydrate ABC transporter permease has protein sequence MTVQEKLPTSSTAVVNRPRLSPSAAKNLFWKTLAFALLCAISAAVLFPALWMLSTALKADTQVYANPPIWIPDPLRFDNFSKAWSLAPFTRYAINTALYAVAVVIGTVLSSSLAAYGFAKLRFPGRDAMFAVLLSTMMIPGMVTLIPQYILFSKLQWVGTYLPLVVPSFFAGAFFTFLLRQFFMGIPNEYSEAARVDGASDFWIWSRVIIPLSKPALATVAIFTFEGAWDSYVGPLLYLNDEKLYTLQVGLQFFRTATAVQWQYLMAAALLVMLPVIIVFYSFQRYFVEGASISGGVKG, from the coding sequence ATGACGGTTCAAGAGAAACTCCCCACTTCCAGCACGGCGGTCGTCAACCGGCCGCGACTGAGTCCTTCTGCCGCAAAAAACCTGTTCTGGAAGACCCTGGCGTTCGCGCTGCTCTGTGCCATCAGTGCGGCGGTCCTGTTTCCGGCACTATGGATGCTGTCGACCGCCCTGAAGGCCGATACGCAGGTGTACGCCAACCCACCCATCTGGATTCCTGATCCCCTGCGCTTCGACAACTTCAGTAAAGCCTGGTCCCTCGCGCCGTTCACACGCTACGCCATCAACACCGCGCTGTATGCCGTCGCCGTGGTGATCGGGACAGTGCTGTCCTCGTCGCTGGCGGCCTACGGTTTTGCCAAACTGCGTTTCCCGGGCCGGGACGCGATGTTTGCCGTCTTGCTTTCCACCATGATGATTCCTGGCATGGTCACCCTGATTCCGCAGTACATTCTGTTTTCCAAACTGCAGTGGGTCGGGACCTACCTGCCCCTGGTGGTGCCCAGCTTCTTTGCCGGTGCGTTCTTTACGTTCCTGCTGCGGCAGTTCTTCATGGGGATCCCCAACGAGTATTCCGAAGCCGCGCGCGTGGACGGCGCAAGCGACTTCTGGATCTGGAGCCGGGTCATCATTCCCCTTTCCAAGCCTGCCCTGGCCACGGTCGCCATTTTCACCTTCGAAGGCGCGTGGGACAGCTACGTGGGTCCACTGCTGTACCTCAATGATGAAAAGCTCTACACGCTTCAGGTGGGGCTGCAGTTTTTCCGCACCGCCACCGCCGTGCAGTGGCAATACCTGATGGCCGCGGCCCTGCTGGTCATGCTGCCGGTCATCATCGTGTTCTATTCCTTCCAGCGGTACTTTGTCGAAGGTGCCTCAATATCCGGCGGGGTCAAAGGCTGA
- a CDS encoding ROK family protein, producing the protein MNQSRSRSIRQGRNLPEVRADNLSVVVEALQKLQPISRSALADATGLTAATITHMVNELEAFNLLVEAPSGERNVGRRPTLLSFNRQRGQLIGVEVSRTRIHAIRSDFSGQALARLDRPFRPTSSVKKGLSTICEAITELIDPALPLLGIGVGIPGPVNSTQGIVIEPPNFGGWRNVPLTSALTERFGVPCWLDDDAKAAAYGERWYGAGRHEETLLYISLRSGVGAGLIVGDRVYRGAHELAGEIGHTTIHVDGPLCECGNRGCLETLVSVPAIMQEARRLGLDAEDPADLHRMAVAGDVLAQNIKDRVYLYLSAGLVNAVNHYDPAVIVLGGQLVRAWPDLTENVARKVKGRSFGYLSKDIRIMESMLDIDASALGAVAIAIHNILRDPAEALPGTSHAEFSVVNS; encoded by the coding sequence ATGAATCAGAGCAGATCAAGGAGTATCCGGCAGGGACGCAATCTGCCGGAAGTGCGGGCCGACAATCTCAGCGTGGTCGTGGAGGCACTGCAGAAGCTGCAGCCGATCTCCCGCAGCGCACTGGCGGACGCCACCGGACTCACGGCCGCGACGATTACACACATGGTCAACGAGCTCGAGGCCTTCAACCTGTTGGTCGAAGCCCCGTCCGGCGAGCGGAATGTCGGGCGGCGGCCAACGCTGCTGTCGTTCAACCGCCAGCGCGGTCAGCTGATCGGGGTGGAGGTCTCACGCACCCGCATCCACGCGATCCGGTCGGACTTCAGTGGTCAGGCCCTGGCCCGACTGGACCGTCCATTCCGGCCCACCTCGTCCGTCAAGAAGGGCCTGAGTACAATCTGCGAGGCCATTACGGAACTGATTGATCCTGCTCTGCCGCTCCTCGGCATCGGGGTGGGCATTCCCGGACCAGTCAACAGCACCCAGGGGATCGTCATCGAGCCACCGAACTTCGGTGGGTGGCGCAACGTGCCGCTCACCAGCGCCCTGACCGAGCGATTCGGGGTGCCCTGCTGGCTGGACGACGACGCGAAAGCGGCTGCCTATGGAGAACGCTGGTATGGTGCAGGCCGTCATGAAGAGACGCTGCTGTACATATCGCTGCGGTCTGGCGTGGGCGCAGGCCTGATTGTCGGTGACCGGGTCTACCGCGGGGCCCACGAGCTGGCTGGGGAAATTGGACACACCACCATTCATGTGGACGGCCCGCTGTGCGAGTGCGGCAACCGGGGTTGTCTCGAAACGCTGGTCAGCGTTCCGGCCATCATGCAGGAAGCCCGCCGGCTGGGGCTGGACGCTGAAGACCCGGCCGACCTGCACCGCATGGCCGTTGCCGGCGACGTGTTGGCCCAGAACATCAAAGACCGCGTGTATCTGTACCTGTCGGCCGGGCTGGTCAACGCGGTCAATCACTATGATCCAGCGGTGATTGTCCTGGGTGGGCAGCTGGTGCGGGCCTGGCCTGACCTGACAGAAAACGTGGCCCGAAAGGTCAAGGGGCGCTCATTCGGCTACCTGTCCAAAGACATCCGGATTATGGAAAGCATGCTTGACATCGACGCGTCCGCACTGGGCGCAGTGGCCATCGCCATCCACAACATTCTGCGTGATCCGGCCGAGGCGCTGCCCGGCACATCACATGCTGAATTTTCAGTAGTGAATTCCTGA
- a CDS encoding alpha-mannosidase, whose translation MTAPPKNAVFHMIGNGHIDPVWLWNWQEGYQEIKATYRSALDRLTEHPDFIFTASSAGHYAWILDNEPEMFEEIRARVAEGRWALVGGWWVQPDCNIPSGEAFVRQGLYGQRFFQAHFGRTADTGYNPDSFGHAGTLPQILLGSGLKRYTFMRPGPHEQALPSRLFWWQGPDGSRVLTFRIPYEYCTWGKDLEAHIRKCTTELSGTVNELMCFYGVGNHGGGPTTENLASIARLKADPDLPELRLSDPRQYFNAVQHTDVPVWSSELLYHAVGCYAAHSGVKRWNRAAELALVRAEKLAALATALTGITYPHDDLARAWKRVLFNQFHDILAGTSIESAYEDARNEYGEALATAQHVANAALQRISWRVTVPHREGSKPYVVFNPHPWPARVAIEHETGGVPTDFTIVDERDQPVPAQRIQSEATVTGWRKRLLWTADLPPFGYRTYTILPEAAPQTPPVDASDTHLENSNFRLDIDPQTGGIASLLDKRTGAEVFRDTAAVGQVMRDPSDTWSHSLLRYDDLAGRFADSTSVLLEHGPVRSTIRTTSRYGRSTLTQDFMLYADQPHIEVRVRVDWHEQQRVLKLHFPAHLHFPQATFEVPYGVTTRPTNGNEEPGQRWIDLSGVYRPSGVIRGLSLINDAKYSYHALDADLGLTVLRSPVIAHHDPYEPVEGSDYRYLDQGEQAFTYWLYPHDGTWRDAGTPREAAVLTERPVVIPETYHDGAFAPAASFMQVEPANAQVTVFKRAEDNHGYVLRLVETHGHPVQAQVNLPGLDRQIQTGLGAFEIKTLLIPDGGGAAQLLNLTELEVLGEA comes from the coding sequence ATGACCGCCCCGCCAAAGAACGCAGTGTTTCACATGATCGGCAATGGTCACATCGACCCGGTATGGCTCTGGAACTGGCAGGAGGGCTACCAGGAAATCAAGGCCACCTACCGCTCGGCCCTCGACCGCCTCACGGAACATCCCGACTTTATCTTCACGGCCTCTTCGGCCGGGCACTACGCCTGGATTCTCGATAACGAGCCGGAGATGTTCGAGGAGATCCGCGCCCGGGTTGCTGAGGGCCGCTGGGCCCTGGTGGGCGGATGGTGGGTACAGCCGGACTGCAACATCCCGAGCGGTGAAGCCTTCGTGCGCCAGGGGCTCTACGGGCAGCGGTTCTTTCAGGCGCACTTTGGCCGCACCGCCGATACCGGCTACAACCCGGACTCCTTCGGACATGCCGGCACGCTGCCGCAGATCCTGCTGGGAAGCGGCCTGAAGCGCTACACCTTCATGCGACCGGGACCGCACGAGCAGGCGCTCCCCAGCCGGCTGTTCTGGTGGCAGGGTCCTGACGGCTCGCGCGTCCTGACCTTCCGTATTCCCTATGAATACTGCACCTGGGGCAAGGACCTCGAAGCTCACATCCGGAAGTGCACCACCGAACTCAGCGGCACGGTCAATGAACTGATGTGCTTCTACGGCGTCGGCAACCATGGCGGCGGGCCAACCACCGAGAACCTGGCGTCCATCGCCCGCCTGAAAGCCGATCCCGACCTTCCCGAACTGCGTCTGAGCGATCCACGGCAGTACTTCAACGCCGTGCAGCACACCGACGTCCCGGTGTGGTCAAGCGAATTGCTGTACCACGCCGTCGGCTGCTACGCGGCACACTCCGGCGTGAAGCGCTGGAACCGCGCAGCGGAACTGGCGCTGGTGCGCGCTGAGAAACTTGCGGCACTGGCGACGGCTCTGACGGGCATCACCTACCCGCATGACGACCTGGCACGGGCTTGGAAGCGGGTGCTGTTCAACCAGTTCCATGACATTCTGGCCGGCACCTCCATCGAGAGTGCCTACGAGGACGCCCGCAACGAGTACGGTGAAGCCCTGGCCACCGCCCAGCACGTCGCCAACGCCGCCCTGCAACGCATCAGCTGGCGGGTGACCGTGCCTCATCGGGAAGGCAGCAAGCCGTACGTGGTGTTTAACCCGCACCCCTGGCCGGCACGCGTGGCCATCGAGCACGAGACGGGGGGGGTACCCACCGACTTCACCATCGTTGACGAGCGCGATCAGCCCGTTCCCGCGCAGCGCATCCAGTCCGAAGCGACCGTCACCGGCTGGCGCAAACGGCTGCTCTGGACCGCGGACCTTCCGCCGTTCGGCTACCGCACCTACACCATCCTGCCCGAGGCGGCACCCCAGACACCGCCGGTGGACGCGAGCGATACCCATCTGGAAAACAGCAACTTCCGGCTGGACATCGACCCGCAGACCGGTGGCATCGCCAGCCTGCTTGACAAGCGCACGGGTGCCGAGGTGTTTCGCGACACCGCCGCTGTCGGGCAGGTCATGCGCGACCCCAGCGACACCTGGAGTCATTCGCTGCTGCGCTATGATGATCTCGCCGGCCGCTTTGCAGACTCGACGAGCGTCCTACTCGAACACGGCCCGGTGCGCAGCACCATCCGCACCACCAGCCGCTACGGGCGCAGCACCCTCACTCAGGATTTCATGCTGTACGCCGACCAGCCGCATATTGAAGTCCGCGTCCGGGTGGACTGGCATGAGCAGCAGCGGGTGCTGAAGCTGCACTTTCCGGCGCACCTGCACTTTCCGCAGGCGACCTTTGAAGTACCCTACGGAGTCACGACCCGCCCCACCAATGGCAACGAGGAACCGGGGCAGCGCTGGATCGACCTCAGCGGCGTGTACCGCCCCAGTGGAGTCATCCGTGGCCTGAGCCTGATCAACGACGCCAAATACAGCTACCACGCCCTGGACGCCGACCTGGGCCTGACCGTCCTGCGGTCCCCGGTTATCGCGCATCACGATCCCTACGAGCCGGTCGAGGGCAGCGACTACCGCTACCTGGACCAGGGCGAGCAGGCATTCACCTACTGGCTGTACCCACACGACGGCACTTGGCGGGACGCCGGCACCCCCCGCGAGGCGGCGGTGCTTACCGAGCGGCCGGTGGTGATTCCCGAGACCTACCACGACGGCGCGTTTGCGCCGGCCGCGTCCTTTATGCAGGTCGAACCGGCCAACGCGCAGGTGACGGTCTTCAAGCGTGCCGAGGACAACCACGGCTACGTCCTGCGGCTGGTCGAAACCCACGGTCATCCGGTGCAGGCTCAGGTGAACCTGCCCGGGCTGGACCGTCAGATCCAGACCGGGCTGGGTGCCTTCGAAATCAAGACGCTGCTGATTCCGGACGGCGGCGGCGCCGCTCAACTCCTCAACCTGACCGAGCTGGAGGTCCTGGGTGAGGCCTGA